tttttttttaactcacatgaattcgattttactaGATTCGATGGGgggaaatgtatttgaaaaatcgAATATTTCAAAGTCGGACGAATTTTAACGACCTGAAAACtccaattgaatttgattcaaaccAATTCAACcaaactctgtttttttttgcgaaaaaacttgaatgtcagggaggctccaaacatctccaaattgatcactgcatctctcccattgacttatacatgaattcggcaggttttaggtggcgaatagtcgatttgaattcttaaagggccagagtatgataaatcttgaaaatcgaagttgaattttgaaaaaaaacttgaaacgagtttggataattccctagtcaaatttgacagttttgaccataggaaaaaaataaattagaatttccaATCAACCAGGCAGTCCCAGCAGAAATAGCAGTCCTGTGCAGCATGGTTCTATGGACAGTCACTCCAAAAACTCTTCCTTCTCTCCAGGCTCCGGCATCTAAATGAGAGATACGTAACAATGAACAAAAATATCAAGTAGGAACACTCAGCTCTGCATAAAGCACCTTTTATATCAATAGTTACCCAGTTTCTCATGTCTTCATCCATTAACACATCTACTTGCTCCACTAATACTTGAACACACACATGATTCCTATAgcgcaggtatgggatcccttatccagaaaaccatttcCAAATTACGGGaggcccgtctcccatagagtccattttaagcaacttattctattttttaaaaatgatttccttattatCTTTAATACTAAAGCACTTGATGGTAACAGAGTTGCAtgaatattggtggcaaaaccatcctactgggtttatttcatattttgatgtttttcagcagtgatccaaattttagaaagaccctttttctggaaaaccccaggtcccaatcgttccggataacagatttttttattttctttaatgaaaaagaaacctatctccaatatactttaattaaaaaatgtgtaccgtttttataagaaacgtgaatgtatgcagtgaaattctcccttcatttactgctgtggataggaattgtcagacgatccctaactgctttgcagggaaacaatcatacttatgaacagcagggggagcccccgccttacttcccagccatgcagaactcaagcagctttgtttgtttccctgtagagcagtcggaaactgtgtagagatttgtattttattttgcctttacattccctttactgtttccaactccagctgcagggacaaagatcatggagccagatttaaacagataaactgggattctatttggaggattattttgctgcagccactggttctgcagagttggagaaagtttgtattaaacaatacaaaagctataaaatccacattagattagatgacaacacaggacccagtgcagtctgtatattctgattattaatcagtcttgctgtatcgacttctggcagatattatttgacttgtgctgttttgatcatttatgatgatccctaagcagcccagaccacactgagcatgtgcgcagtcttagtcttgcaaagatgtataacaaagttacaagatgatgaccccctgtggccaactttgaaagcataaatcatttgtttgattagacttgtggtgcagtaagttcatgtttatgtttagtatacaaaatacagcatttctagccttattctattttagacttcccctttaagccatttCCCACATGGACACCTATACTTTTTACACTAGTAATAGGCAAATTGAGCAATGTTTGGAGGGCTGCAGTTAGCCCATGTCTGCCATGTGCAAAATACACAATGACCTCTCCCATTCACATACACCTTTTACCTCCATCTCTGCTCTTGCTTTCTTTGTCTCTGCAGCCTCCCTTTTCTCTTCCTCCTCAAAGAAATCTTTATCGAGGCGCTCTAGCTGGGGTAGAGCAATTAGAGTTTCCATGCGATAGCCCTCCTCCTCTTCACAAGGATTCTCCCGCAAAACAAGTGCCCTTAATCTGGGCAAACAATGAAGTTTCTGGACCTCCTGCAGCTTGGCCACCATGTTGGACCTGAGCAGGCGAAAAGGTTACTTTATATTGTACAACTCTATGGCACTGCACCACAAATTAAACACCTTAAATGATGGTGTTATGGTGAGGACAGTGTTGCTCTGAGGGCAGGAACTTACCTGAGATTTAAATACTGGAGGGCCTGCAGATGTTCTGAGAAGCCATCCAAGGTCTCCAGCTGGTTGTCTCTTAGATGGAGGGTGGTGAGATTTACAAGAGATTTCAGACCCTCCAAACGGCTTATATTATTTTGTCCCTGGGAAAGTGAGAACAATTGTTACCTAGAGTAAGACCTATTGAGCTATCTATGGCCCTAAGATGgaagtctttttttattatattaaaggggcacTCTAGCCAAAAACTTTTAAAGTGGTTTAAAggcatgacaatataatgtagtgttgccctgcactgcactggtaaaactggtgtgtgtgcTTAAgaagcacaactatagtttatataaacaagctgctgtgtaaccatgggggcagccattcaagcacaggatacacagtagataacagataagtactactatagtttatataaacaagctgctgtgtagccatgggggcagccattcaagcacaggatacacagtagataacagataagtactactatagtttatataaacaagctgctgtgtaaccatgggggcagccattcaagcgcaggatacacagtagataacagataagtactactatagtttatataaacaagctgctgtgtagccatgggggcagccattcaaagctgaaaaaggagaaaatgaacATGattcacagcagataacagataagctctttagtatacaaaGGGATtgttcagaacgtatctgttatctactgtgtatcctgtgcttgaatggctgcccccatggctacacagcagcttgtttatataaactttagtagtacttatctgttatctactgtgtatcctgtgcgtgaatggctgccccatggctacacagcagcttgtttatataaactatagtagtacttatctgttatctactgtgtatcctgtgcttgaatggctgccccatggctacacagcagcttgtttatataaactatagtagtacttagctGCTCCTTTAAGGAAACCCAACAGACGAACAAATGTGCTGATGCAGTTCCCATCCTATGGGATTCTCAAACCTGCTTGatagtagagatgcaccaaatccactattttgggattcagctgaatccttcgtgaaagatttggctgaatactgaaccgaatagAAACaattatttacatatgcagataAGGGCCTGGAAGAGTGAAAGAGATTTACGTGATTTTGGAAAATTCTGTCTGGCCGGGCActtggatttagccgaatcctgctgaaaaggcagaatccagacagaattctggattcggcgcatccctacttGATAGCTGTTGGGCCGAAAAGTGACCAGAATATTGATCAGACAGGCTGTTGGGAggccccccatacacaggccaatcagCTGCTGAAATGCTCTAGAAGCCACGTACAGCCATAATAATAAATTAGCAGAACATGAACGAACACAAACAGCTCTGAGTAACTCACCAGGTAGAGCTCCCGCAGGCTGGCAAGGTTCAGTCCAGCAGTGCTGAGCAATTGGTTACTGCGTAGCTCCAACGTATGAAGGCTTGTTAGTTTGCTACACTCTAAGCCCTCCAGATCCCTCAATTCATTTCCTGCAAATGAGTCAACAGTGAGTGTAAGCTCTGATGGCAAGGTTACATGAAGAAAGGGTACAAGCTGCAGGGAATGGGAACAGAAGTGGGCCGGTTGGGGAAATGAGACTGTCCAGAAGTGCAAGATGGGTAAGTAAGAGCTCACTAGTACTGAGGGAGTTGCCATGgggctgcttaaaggggaagtaaagtgtaacatagaataaggctagaaatgctgtattttgtatactaaacatgaacatgaacttactgcaccacaagcctaatcaaacaaatgatttatgcttttaaagttggccacagggggtcaccatcttgtaactttgtaaaaggataagtaaaccttcaaaataagtgaatgtaaaattgatgagggggctagtctaagcacttttgtaatttacattcattcattttaatttacattcattattttttttttaattacaagatattaagggatacatgtactgttaataagaatgaattttgttacaacagcgccatctgctggcagttagggatcatctgaggtttcctatccacagcagtcagagcaagtaaaacgaagggggaattgcactgcatacagtcaggtttcttataaaaactgtagacatttttCTGATTAAAGTATTTGGAGATTGATTTcttattcattaaagaaagtaaaaattggattttatttttttttgcttttacatcccctttaagtgataGCAATAGGACTTTACTTAACTTGGCCCTCACACAAGAGATAGAGAGTCTCTTGTTTTAATAGCTATAAAAGCATCATTGTGGCTTTATAAGCCATTGCAGCAAATGCATCGAGTATCATAAAATGCTTTACTGTCCCATTGGGCTAATTTACTGTTCTCTCACTGCTATTCTCTTGTATAATCGACTGCTTAGAAGTGACCTCTCCACCAATTCACACACATAATGTGATTTAGCAAATGACAGTGCAGTGTTGGTTACCACTCTTTACACTAAGCCACAGGTAATGATGTACTACAGATATACGACTGCTGCAATGATTGGACAGCCCCATGTGTAACCAGGCCTGGGCTAGCCATCTGTCCAGTCGGGCAAATGCCTGGtgggacactttcatttttgctatGGGGTCAGGGAAGCAAAGAGCCATTGAGAGGAGCTGATTGGGAGCCAAAGTGAAGTAGCAAAATGATAGCAGAAGCTGTAATCTCCGAATTGGAGCACAAGCCGAAAGAGGAAACTGCACGGGAGAACGAAGGAGGAAGAAGACTgcctgccaaattttaaaggtaagtttccactgaacatcaatgtttttgtttttttgtttaaatcactggccatcaatgttttttttttacttttatggggggaacCTGGTCACTaatgttcttttttaattttatgggggggggggtcctggccaacaatgtttttttttacatttatggggggaaccctggccaccattatttctttttcttttatggagaggaccctggcaaccaatgttCTTTTTAACTTTCACGGagaggaccctggccaccaatgttctttttaacTTTCATGGAGAgtaccctggccaccaatgttcttttttacatttatgggggggaccctggccaccaatttttttttactttaatggagagaaccctggccaccaatgttcttttttacttttatgaggaggaccctggccaccaatgttgttttttacttttatggagaGGACCCTCGctaccaatgttcttttttactttaatggagagaaccctggccatcaatgttcttttttacttttatggggaggaccctggccaccaatgttcttttttacttttatggggaggaccctgaccaccaatgttgttttttacttttatggagaggaccctggccaccaatgtttttttttttttgctttaatggaatggatcctggccaccaatgttcttttttacttttatggagaggacccttgccaccaatgttcttttttaattttatatgggGGGGGGCTTTGCCATCAatgttcttttttacttttatggggagggaccctggccaccaatgttcttttttacttttatgtgggggaccctggccacaaatgttctTAAGTTCTTAATTTCCCCTGCATTTCCCCTGTAGTGTGTTTTTTGCTATATTATACATAGAGTTGACATTCTGGTTATACTACCAAGCATTGTGGCAAGTAATATATATGAATTTGCCACTACATTTACCCCACCATTTCTTCTGGGGGATTATACATGGAACTTGGCTACTATGAAGGATTCTGTGTATATTATGTGTTaaattagcctccccaaacacaaaaatcaatCTCTGTCTATGTGTAAAAGGGACCCTTTAACTGTAAGTGAATCGAGTAAAACAAACCAatcgaatgaaatatatatacacagcagtaCAGCTGTATTTAAGCTTTTCTTgcacacaaatgtatttttcattaccctaatacaaataaataaaattgtaattgttTAAGCACAGGGTCTATCAGTTATCTAATTGTTATTGTTTCATCTGGATCTTCGCAATACGCGTTTTTATCACGAGAAATGATCGGGGACTGAGTATAAAGAAGATGGATGTTTGtttatgcattttaaatgttgcacattattgATTACAGCCATTAAAGCTGTTGCAGAGTAATGTATGGCTGGATAATGCCATTGGTTGATATAGTGAGACTTGTATTCcctagaaaaatgaaaaaaaaagggaaaaccatTAAACAGCTTAATTAATTAGAAACTCTACTGAGATGTGAATGTACTGGGGATAATTGGCAAAATGTGCTTGTTGGAAACATTAAGGACTAGCAAACAGATGATCTTGCAAGGAAAACATACACTGTTCCTGAGCAGTGACACCGTCCCttctttattaaagagacaggCTTGTATTCAGGGCAAGTTACCAACTGCTGGGCGCTGGGGTCAGTAAAGCTGGAAGAAAAGCTCATTCCCACAGTGATAGTTGATATAAGGACAGGGCCGCCATTGAAATTCACCGGGCCCGTACCACAAAATGTTCTGGGCTCCCTGGGCCAGcccgcccaagccccaccccgatcctgcccaagccccacccagatcccgcccacagttaaaagaccacacagacatcagcgctaaaaacagtaaacccctCACacgcaagttataaaaagccattgatggtaagggcccccttataagttaaaaaaatctgtggcgccagggcccccctacaagtttaaaaaaataattggtgaccagggcccccctataagttaaaaaaacattggcaccagggccccccataaaagtttaaaaaaaacatataaacattggtgccaaggcccccccataaatttttttaaaaaatcattggtgccagggccccctacaagttaaaaagaaacactggGGCCCccggagaatatttttttaaaaacattggtggcaggggcctatagagtattaaaatactacattggtggcaaggggtttaataaaattaaaaaaaaacacattggtgtttagtagaactgaactcgtggcttcaggacttcagctcctttcgtggcttcgggtctttttgtggctttgggacttcagctcttcAGGACTTTGACTCTCAGGCTTTTGTCTCTTCGACTCTTGGGCTTCGGCTCTTctgctcttcaggacttcggctcttcgggcCTTCGACTCTTTGGGACTTTGACTCTCTGGCCTTCGACTCTTCGATCTGGTGGATCAGGACTTTGGCGAGTTCAGCACAgattcggcgctgtcaagggtgAACTGGCTATTTCGAAAAATGCAGCACAGCCGAGCCCCTTTAGGCCCGGTATAaggatacaggtatgtgacctggtATGTGACCAGAATGCAGGGGACCTGGATTcaatccaaataatggatctttccataatttggatcttcataccttaaagcaggggtccccaaccactggcCCGCGGatagtcctgaactgggccaccgAACAATCAACATGGCACGCCGAAATGGacgctgaccccccccccagcgtccttgcaaaaaaaaatttgcctcttctttggtccccgggccaaaaaaggttggggacctctgccttaaagagatactgacagcaaaaaatatcattttttttatatctatcataacaaagctatttataattttgccataaaagaatttgcatgatgcttttacattacctttcttacccccatattCCTCTATGattgggctgccatatttgtgcagcagaagtccgttagcattagaaactctaactgacaggttgagaagggacagtcaggttggaaaaactgtcaggtttaggaacttcaagtaacaattacttacaaaaacagattgATCAGTGAAAAAAGATCAGCAtgaactataggtaacttttaatgtagattagtattttgaaaagaaaatttttagtgacagtatcacttttccactagaaaatcatataaacatgaaataaacccaataggctggtttttcttccaataaggattaattatgtcttagttgggatcaactgttttattattacacaaaaaaaggaaatcagttttaaaaatgtggattatttggataaaatggagtctgaaatttggagctctctggataacgggtttccgaacaACGGATCCCATAATTGTACTGAAATGCCAAACGCAGCACAATACTGAGAACAGCTCCGGTACATATTGGGTCCAGTATTCTGAGTACTATAACTTTCATGGCAGTCTGTTAACCTTATGTCATTTAAGGGGGCTCAGAGATTCTGCAGGAGGCAAAATCCTCAGGAAAAAGACTGGTTGCCACGCTGCCTCTTGCCATATATGTCAATTGGGTTAATGAGGTTAACCCTCTGCTGTACCATTAGGAGTGACTGGACTGAACTGGGTGAAAGGAGTGGCTCACACAGTTACGAATTTTAATAATGCaggttttttgttcagcagctctccagcatgGAATTtctgcagctatctggttgctaggatgttatcctagtaaccaggcagtggtttgaatgaaagaccagaagaggagaggcctgaatacaaagtaataagtaacaataacagtaaatgaAGACCTGCAGGGCAGAGTTTTTTCGGCTGTTAGAGTCagcgaccctcatttgaaagctagaattTGAAAGCTAAAGGCAGAAGGGAAGGGCAATTTGTaaaagatgaagaccaattgaaaagttgccagtaATATaaagttctataacataataaaagt
This sequence is a window from Xenopus laevis strain J_2021 chromosome 7S, Xenopus_laevis_v10.1, whole genome shotgun sequence. Protein-coding genes within it:
- the lrrc23.S gene encoding leucine-rich repeat-containing protein 23 isoform X2 — translated: MSDIEDEMLDDAQEEEEDDDEGPAEETNHNVTEGDEEEEKEEEEAEEAEKEEPPPHVPISEEMLRDGLSLLCKTGNGLAHAYVKLEVKDRELTDISVLQSFIHLRYVDMSQNSLQDLSPLGALTHLLSLRADHNQLVGLSGLGELPYLQVASFAQNRIKSMQGFGHPRLETLNLIGNELRDLEGLECSKLTSLHTLELRSNQLLSTAGLNLASLRELYLGQNNISRLEGLKSLVNLTTLHLRDNQLETLDGFSEHLQALQYLNLRSNMVAKLQEVQKLHCLPRLRALVLRENPCEEEEGYRMETLIALPQLERLDKDFFEEEEKREAAETKKARAEMEMPEPGEKEEFLE